From the genome of bacterium, one region includes:
- the rpmE gene encoding 50S ribosomal protein L31 — translation MKPGIHPTYPVSNVTCSCGNSFKTRSTVGDIRVEICSNCHPFFTGQTKLIDTAGRVEKFNKKFAKYQDTQKKA, via the coding sequence ATGAAACCTGGTATTCACCCCACGTATCCCGTGTCAAACGTTACCTGCTCTTGCGGTAATAGTTTTAAGACCCGTTCAACCGTCGGCGATATTCGCGTCGAAATCTGCTCCAACTGCCATCCTTTTTTCACAGGGCAAACCAAGCTGATTGACACCGCCGGTCGTGTTGAAAAATTCAATAAAAAATTTGCCAAGTATCAGGATACTCAGAAAAAAGCTTAG